A window of the Chionomys nivalis chromosome 25, mChiNiv1.1, whole genome shotgun sequence genome harbors these coding sequences:
- the Cs gene encoding citrate synthase, mitochondrial — MALLTAAARLWGAKNSSCVVLAVRHASASSTNLKDVLSNLIPKEQARIKAFRQQHGKTVVGQITVDMMYGGMRGMKGLVYETSVLDPDEGIRFRGHSIPECQKLLPKAKGGEEPLPEGLFWLLVTGQMPTEEQVSWLSQEWAKRAALPSHVVTMLDNFPTNLHPMSQLSAAITALNSESNFARAYAEGINRTKYWELIYEDCMDLIAKLPCVAAKIYRNLYREGSSIGAIDSKLDWSHNFTNMLGYTDAQFTELMRLYLTIHSDHEGGNVSAHTSHLVGSALSDPYLAFAAAMNGLAGPLHGLANQEVLVWLTQLQKEVGKDVSDEKLRDYIWNTLNSGRVVPGYGHAVLRKTDPRYSCQREFALKHLPNDPLFKLVAQLYKIVPNILLEQGKAKNPWPNVDAHSGVLLQYYGMKEMNYYTVLFGVSRALGVLAQLIWSRALGFPLERPKSMSTDGLMKFVDSKSG, encoded by the exons AACTCATCCTGCGTTGTTCTTGCTGTCCGGCATGCCAGTGCTTCTTCCACG AATTTGAAAGATGTATTGAGCAATCTGATACCTAAGGAGCAGGCCAGAATTAAAGCCTTCAGACAACAGCATGGGAAGACAGTGGTTGGCCAAATCACTGTGGATATG ATGTATGGCGGCATGAGAGGCATGAAGGGACTCGTGTATGAGACGTCGGTTCTCGATCCTGATGAG GGCATACGTTTCCGAGGACATAGTATCCCTGAATGCCAGAAACTACTGCCTAAGGCTAAGGGTGGGGAAGAACCCCTACCTGAGGGCCTGTTTTGGCTGCTGGTAACTGGACAGATGCCAACAGAGGAACAG GTATCTTGGCTCTCACAAGAATGGGCCAAAAGGGCAGCTCTGCCTTCTCATGTGGTCACCATGCTGGACAACTTTCCTACTAACCTGCACCCCATGTCTCAGCTCAGTGCAGCCATCACAGCCCTCAACAGTGAAAGTAACTTTGCGCGTGCCTACGCAGAGGGAATCAACCGAACCAAGTACTGGGAG TTGATTTATGAAGATTGTATGGACCTGATTGCGAAGCTACCCTGTGTGGCAGCAAAGATCTACCGGAATCTTTACCGGGAAGGCAGCAGCATTGGGGCCATTGACTCTAAGCTGGACTGGTCCCACAATTTTACCAATATGTTAGGCTATACTGATGCACAGTTCACCGAGCTTATGCGTTTGTACCTCACCATCCACAG TGACCATGAGGGTGGTAATGTAAGTGCCCACACAAGCCACCTGGTGGGCAGTGCCCTTTCAGACCCCTACCTGGCCTTTGCAGCAGCCATGAATGGGCTGGCAGGGCCGCTCCATGGACTAGCCAATCAG GAAGTGCTTGTCTGGCTAACACAgctacagaaggaagttggcaaaGACGTGTCAGATGAGAAGTTACGAGACTACATCTGGAATACACTGAACTCAGGACGG GTTGTCCCAGGATATGGTCATGCAGTGCTAAGGAAGACTGACCCACGGTATTCCTGCCAGAGAGAGTTTGCTCTGAAACATCTGCCTAACGACCCTCTGTTTAAGCTGGTTGCTCAGCTGTACAAGATTGTGCCCAATATCCTGTTAGAGCAAGGGAAGGCCAAGAATCCTTGGCCCAACGTAGATGCTCACAGTGGGGTGCTGCTCCAG TACTATGGCATGAAGGAGATGAATTACTACACGGTCCTGTTCGGAGTGTCGAGGGCACTGGGTGTGCTGGCACAGCTCATCTGGAGCAGAGCCCTAGGCTTCCCTCTAGAGAGGCCCAAGTCCATGAGCACGGATGGTCTGATGAAGTTTGTGGACTCTAAGTCAGGGTAA